Sequence from the Laspinema palackyanum D2c genome:
AGTAGCCGCTTGGATGACTTCCGCCACTTCGCGATCGGTAACGGTCCCGAAAATCGCATCCCCTTCCCCAACAGATTTGGAGATTGTAAAGCGTCCAATGGTTTCCAGGGCCGTTTTGCGGGATTGTGCCTGTTGTTTTTCTTCCAGCAGACGTTGCCGTTCTAATTCTCTGCGGCGTTCCACTTGACGGAGAATACCAGGGGTGGTACGAACTGCAAAGCCTTGGGGTAGCAGGTAGTTCCGGGCATAACCGGGGGCCACTTCTACGAGGTCGCCGGATCTACCCAGCTTTTTAACATCTTGACTTAGTACGACTTGGACTCGTTTGCTCATAATGGTTCCTGTTCGGTCAGAACTCTCTATTTTACGCTTCCCGGGGACAGATGGCAATAGGGAGGGGGTATGATTTGGGGAGTTTAACCACTGAGTTCACGGATTTTCACGGAGGGGGTGTGATTTGGGGGTGGGGAGAACTGACGTCTGGGGTCTGGACTCTAGGGGTGGAAAGAGGTTATTTAGGGTGAGTACAACAGATTGAGTGGCTTTGGATGCGGGAATTTTTAGGGGGTATATAATTTTATACATACCATTCTGACAATTGGCGTTTATTTCAGCCTGAGCGGATGAGAATTGTTGGTCCGGACTCGGTTTATTCGGGGAGCGATGGATTGAAAATTTAACCAATTTAGTGATAATTAGGTTGAGTGACTTAGTTTTTATGAGGGCTGCATTTGAGTGCGATCGCCTTTTGCAACCCCACCCCATGAGCAATTGGGCTACCCCTCACCCTACAAAAGCAAAGGAGAAACTCCGCAACCACGCCAAAATAAACGGATGGGACCGATCGCCTCAAAAGGCCCGCCTAATCAGGTCACACCAGGCAGGGTGGCTCATTTACAGTCTCAAACACTTCAATAGGGGATTTGATACCGTGAAAAGACACAGACCGATCGCCTATCGTGATCCTATACTTATCAAAATTGGTACTTTTCCCATGGAAACCCAAACATTGCCATTGGTTCGACTCAAACGCAGCTTAAGTTTTCTAGAAACTTGGGGTTTTGGCTTAAGCGGACTCTTATTATGGCTGGGACCCGCACCGGCGATGAATGCCGCTTTGGGAGTGCAAGCCATTTTTGTCTGGATTCCTGCCGCAATTATTGGCATCTTACTCAACCTCCAAGTCCAACATTTGGGGATGCGTTGGCCCGATATGTCCGGTGGAACCCCCAATTATGCAGCCAGACTACTGGCAAAATATCCGATCGCAGCCCGTTATGGGGCAGTCGGTTATTGGCTGGGATGGGTTTCCGTACCGCCCATGAATGCCATCATCCTCTCGGACTTAGTGCTTGCCAATTTAAACCCGGTGGGTATTTCCGTGCCAGAAAATCTCTTGCGGCTCGGATTTACCGTCATCCCCTATATTGTCGCATTTAGTGGCACCCGAACCTTAGGCATTTTGCACCTGTGTTTTATCATCCCGGCGATCGGGTTTTTGATCACCTTTGGCTTGCAAGGTTTGGGTTGGCTCACCTTTGCGCCAGCCAGTCCCGGCATTTTACCCAGCGATTGGGGTCAGTTTAACTGGGTCGAATGGGCAAAGTGGTTTTTTGTTGCCGTTTATGCCGCCTATGGCTGTGAAAATGCCTCTTCTTTTGTTGCAGATAGTCGGCATCCGAGAAGCACCCTTAAAACCTTATCTTTTGCGGCTGTTTTATTGCCCATTGTCTATGTGGGTGGCTCATGGATTTTGATGCGTTTAGCCAGTGACCCAAGTTTAGGGAATAATACATTTTTGCATTTAGTAGCAGGTGCTAAACCCTTTTGGGGATCAGCAGCTTCGACATTGGTGACGTTCCTCCTCTCGGCAGGATGTTTGCTCAGTTCAACTACCGCCATTGCTAACGCCCCAAGGGTTTTGTATCAGTTAGCCCTTGACGGGTATATGGCCCCCGTATTTGGGGTCGTGTCATCTCGGGGGGTGTTTGGACCGGGGTTATTGTTCACTTTTATCTTGAGTTTGATTTACCTGCTGTGGGGGGATGTCTCCCATGTGGTGATGGTGGCGGGTACGGGATATCTCTCCTCGATGATGGCGGTGCATTTGAGTTTATGGCTCAATCGCGATCGCCCGGAGGTCAAATGGCCCCGTTTGTCTTTGCTTTTCCTGATCGTTGAAAGTTTAGTGATGGTAGTTGGAGGGTTCGCCTGGGGGTGGAACCATTGGCTGATGGGATTATTGCTCCCTCCCACGATTCTCGTGGTTGATGGGTTAATCCGACGCCGTTCTGTTCCCTTATTTCGGGCTGAGTGGTGGTTTGCGCTCTATCGCCGTCGCCGTTCAGGACAGTTCCAAAATTTTGATGTTTTACAAGTCGGTGTTTTACTGTTTTTAATCTGTGGGGCGTTAACGGTTGGCTGGGTGGTCCGGACAGTGGTTGAAGGGAGTGGTTTAGCAGCCGCCAGTGAGCTTTATGTCTTGTTGTTACTCAGTATTGCATTGGTCGGCGTGGCGATCGCCTGTTGGACGACTTTGCCCCAAATTGCCTCAATTGTGGAAGCCCAAGAAGCCACGGAACACTTATTTAACGTTGCCCTCGATCCGATTATGGTGATTGATGAGCACGGGGCGATCGCCCGGGCAAATCCTGCCGCTTGTGCCCTATTTGGGGTCTCGGCTCAAGCCTTAGCCGGGGTGAAAATGGCCCAACTCTTACCCGGACTCAGGGACGCTCCCCAGTTTTGGCATACCCGTTGTGAGCAGATTGTCAACCCCAGGGCGATCGCCTTTGCACAGGAGCAATTTTCAGCCGAATCATTCGCTCAAAAAACGGTGGAAGTCTCCCTTTCTTCTCGGACTAATTGGGATCAAATCGAGTATATCGTGATTTTACGAGATATCACCCCGCGTAAACAGGCCGAAGCGGAATTAAAAGCCGCATTTACCCGACAAGAAGAACTCACTGCCACGGCTACTCGGCAAGCGCAGGAACTGGAAACCGCTTTATCTGAACTCAAACAAACCCAATCCCAACTGATTCAAACTGAAAAAATGTCTAGTCTGGGGCAATTGGTGGCTGGGGTAGCTCATGAAATTAATAATCCAGTCAACTTTATCTATGGCAATTTAACCTATATTAACGAATATGCCACGGATCTATTGGCATTAATTCGTCTTTATCAAGCCTCGTATCCTGAGTCAAATTCCGAGGTTGAGGAATTTAGTGAACAGATGGACCTCGCTTTTTTGGCGGAAGATTTGCCCAAGATGATTGCTTCGATGAAACTCGGGGCCGAACGGATTCGGCAGATTGTTTTAACCTTGAGAAATTTCTCTCGGATTGATGAATCAGATATGAAAGCGGTTAACATTCATGAGGGGATTGACAGTACCTTATTAATTTTGCAAAACCGGCTCAAGCCTAAAGCCCAATGTCCGCGCATTGAAATTATCCAAGAGTATAGTGAGTTACCCGAAGTTGAATGTTTCGCCAGTCAGCTAAATCAGGTGTTCATGAATATTATCAGTAATGCGATCGATGCGCTCCATGAGGGGTTTCAAGGCGCTACAATGACCCCTGATGGGGGAAATGTCCTGGGCCCGAGGATTACCATTCGCACCGCTGCCTTAGATTCGCACTGGGTGAGAATTACGATCGCCGATAATGGGACCGGAATCCCAGAAAGCATCCGTCACCGTCTGTTTGATCCCTTTTTTACCACCAAAGGTGTTGGAGAAGGAACGGGTTTAGGATTGTCGATTTGTTATCAAATTGTTGTAGAAAAACACGGTGGGCGGTTGTATTGTGCTTCGGAACTGGGAGAAGGGGCACAATTCATCATTGAAATCCCCGTCAGAACTGTGAGAAAACCGGCCCAACCGGAAGTGGGCAGCGCCAGCAATTAATACGGAATCCGGTTGGTAAAAGTAGTTAAAAGTAGGGCACTGCCCACCTTTCTGTGCAGGTGGGCAATGCCTCCTGAGCTCTGAGCTGGGCGAAGCCTGTCCTGAGCCAGTCGAAGGGAGTCGAAGGGCCTACTTGTTTTTAAAGACCTATCACAACCGAATTCCGTATAAAGCCACAACCCGCACCTTTCAGTGTGCTATTAAGTATTAAGGAGTGTGAGCATCTTGCTCACACTCCTTAATACTATACCTCATAACTGTGGGGACCGCTATAATAAATGTTGAGGGGGTTAAACTTCCTCTTTCATCCT
This genomic interval carries:
- the rplI gene encoding 50S ribosomal protein L9 is translated as MSKRVQVVLSQDVKKLGRSGDLVEVAPGYARNYLLPQGFAVRTTPGILRQVERRRELERQRLLEEKQQAQSRKTALETIGRFTISKSVGEGDAIFGTVTDREVAEVIQAATNEEIDRRGITLPAISKTGFYKAQIKLHPEVTAEVEIQVVAG
- a CDS encoding ATP-binding protein yields the protein METQTLPLVRLKRSLSFLETWGFGLSGLLLWLGPAPAMNAALGVQAIFVWIPAAIIGILLNLQVQHLGMRWPDMSGGTPNYAARLLAKYPIAARYGAVGYWLGWVSVPPMNAIILSDLVLANLNPVGISVPENLLRLGFTVIPYIVAFSGTRTLGILHLCFIIPAIGFLITFGLQGLGWLTFAPASPGILPSDWGQFNWVEWAKWFFVAVYAAYGCENASSFVADSRHPRSTLKTLSFAAVLLPIVYVGGSWILMRLASDPSLGNNTFLHLVAGAKPFWGSAASTLVTFLLSAGCLLSSTTAIANAPRVLYQLALDGYMAPVFGVVSSRGVFGPGLLFTFILSLIYLLWGDVSHVVMVAGTGYLSSMMAVHLSLWLNRDRPEVKWPRLSLLFLIVESLVMVVGGFAWGWNHWLMGLLLPPTILVVDGLIRRRSVPLFRAEWWFALYRRRRSGQFQNFDVLQVGVLLFLICGALTVGWVVRTVVEGSGLAAASELYVLLLLSIALVGVAIACWTTLPQIASIVEAQEATEHLFNVALDPIMVIDEHGAIARANPAACALFGVSAQALAGVKMAQLLPGLRDAPQFWHTRCEQIVNPRAIAFAQEQFSAESFAQKTVEVSLSSRTNWDQIEYIVILRDITPRKQAEAELKAAFTRQEELTATATRQAQELETALSELKQTQSQLIQTEKMSSLGQLVAGVAHEINNPVNFIYGNLTYINEYATDLLALIRLYQASYPESNSEVEEFSEQMDLAFLAEDLPKMIASMKLGAERIRQIVLTLRNFSRIDESDMKAVNIHEGIDSTLLILQNRLKPKAQCPRIEIIQEYSELPEVECFASQLNQVFMNIISNAIDALHEGFQGATMTPDGGNVLGPRITIRTAALDSHWVRITIADNGTGIPESIRHRLFDPFFTTKGVGEGTGLGLSICYQIVVEKHGGRLYCASELGEGAQFIIEIPVRTVRKPAQPEVGSASN